One Piscinibacter lacus genomic window, ATGTCGGCGACACGCTGCAAGTGCGCATCGTCGAGAAGATCACCGCCAGCGCCAGCTCCAGCAGCGCCATCGAGAAGGGCGGCGAGGTCTCGGCCGGCGTCAGCGCCGTGCCCCTGCTGCCGCCCAGCCTGCTCAGCCGCAGCTCGGCGGCGGGCAATTCGAGCAACAGCTCCTCGGGCAGCGGCACCACGCAGAGCACCAACGATTTCACCGGCACCCTGACGGTCAGCGTGGTCGAGGTGCTGCCCAACGGCCACCTCGTCGTCAGCGGCGAGAAGCAGATCGGCGTGAACGATGCCGTCGATGTGCTGCGCTTCTCGGGCCAGGTCGATCCGCGCAGCATCCAGCCGGGCAACAGCGTGGCCTCCACCGCCATCGCCAATGTGCGGCTGGAGCACCGCGGCCGCGGTGCCGCCGCCGACGCCCAGGTGATTGGCTGGCTGGCGCGCTTCTTTTTGAGCGTTCTTCCGATCTAAAGATTTCCAGAATGGTGTCGAAGGGGGAGGGGAGCGTCTCCGCCCCCGCGGACCGACACCGCCATGAACGCCACCCTGCCCAAGCCCCTGACCCGCCTGTTCCGGCTGCCCCGCGCGGCCGAGCAGCCGGCTGCGCCCCGTGCGGACCGGCCCTTCGAGGCAGAGGACGAGGCCGAGCTGCGCATCGAGCCCCTCGGCCCCCTGCTGCGCTTTGCCCTGGCCCTGTGCGTGCTGGTGGCCAGCGCCGCGCTGTGGTGGCCGGTGCCGGCCCAGGCCGCGCGGCTCAAGGAGATTGCCGCGGTGCAGGGCGTGCGCAGCAATGCGCTGGTCGGCTACGGCCTGGTGGTGGGCCTGGATGGCACCGGCGACCAGACCACCCAGACGCCCTTCACCAGCCAGAGCCTGCAAACCATGTTGCAGCAGCTCGGCGTGACGGTGCCGGCCGGCACCAATATGCAGGTGCGCAATGTGGCGGCGGTGATGGTCACCGCCAGTCTGCCGCCCTTCGCCCAGCCCGGCCAGGCGCTGGATGTGACCGTGGCCTCGCTCGGCAATGCCAAGAGCCTGCGCGGCGGCAGCCTCATCACCACGCCGCTCAAGGGCCCGGACGGTCAGGTCTATGCCCTGGCCCAAGGCAACTTGGTGATCGGCGGCGCAGGCGCCTCGGCCGGCGGCTCCAAGGTGCAGATCAACACCCTGAATGCCGGCCGCATCCCGGCCGGCGCCGTGGTCGAGCGGGCGGTGCCGACGCCCTTGAACCAGGGCGACAGCTTGCAGCTCGACCTGAACAGCGCCGATTACTCGACCGCCCGCGCGGTGGTCGAGGCCATCAACCGCCGCGCCGGCCAACCGCTGGCTCAGGCCCTGGATGGCCGCACGGTGCGGGTGGCCATGCCGGCCGACCCCGGCGCCCGCGTGGCCCTGCTGGCCGACATCGAGAACCTGCCGATCGCCCGCGAGACGCCGGCCGCCAAGGTGGTGATCAATGCCCGCACCGGTTCCATCGTGGTGAACCAGGCCGTCACGCTGAATGCCTGCGCCGTGGCCCACGGCGCGCTGAGCGTGACGATCAGCACCCAGCCCGTCGTCAGCCAGCCCAATGCCTTCGGCGGCGGGCAGACGGTGCAGGCCGAGAAATCCGATATCACCGTGGCGCAGGCCGGCGGCTCGCTGATCCAGTTGCCGGCGGGCGTGCAGCTCACCGAGGTGGTCCAGGCGCTCAACAGCCTGGGCGCGACGCCGCAGGAGCTGCTGGCCATCCTGCAGGCCATCCAGGCCGCCGGCGCGCTGAATGCCGAGCTGGAGGTGATCTGATGGCCGCCCTGCCCAGCAGCCTGCCCGGCGCCCAGCTTCAGGCCCTGCGCGGCCAGGCCGCCCGCGATCCGCAGGCCGCGGTGCAGGCCGCGGCGCGGCAGTTCGAATCGCTCCTCATGCAGGAGCTGATGAAGAGCATGCGCGCCGCCACGCCCAGCAGCGGCCTGATGGACAACGGCGGCACCCAGCTCGGCACCGAGATGCTCGACCAGCAGTTCGCCCAGCAGCTCAGCGGCCTGCGCGGCGGCCTGGCCGACCAGATCGCCCGGCAACTGGCCCGGCAGCAGGGCGGGGCGGGGGCGGGGGCAGATGCGGCCAAGGCCGAAGCCGCCGCGCCCCTGGCCGCCAGCCCGGCGGCGGCCCGCGAGCTGCCGCGCCGGCCGGGCAGCCTGTCGCGCGAGGCCCTGTCGCCCACCGCCCTGCGCGGCGCCGGCGCGCCGCAGCAGTTCGTGGCCCAGCACCGCGCGGCGGCCGAGGCGGCCTCGCGCGCGACCGGCATCCCGGCCGATTTCATCCTGGCCCAGGCCGCGCATGAGTCCGGCTGGGGCCGGCGCGAGATCCGCATGGCCGACGGCTCCAGCTCGCACAACGTCTTCGGCATCAAGGCCGGGCCGGGCTGGACGGGCAAGACCGCCACCGTCACCACCACCGAATACATCAACGGCGTGCCGCGCAAGGTCAAGCAGACCTTCCGCGCCTACGACAGCCATGCCGAGGCCTACACCGACCATGCCCGCCTGCTCAGCCGCAGCCCGCGCTATGCCGCCGTGGTGGCCGAGGGCGGCAGCGCGCAGGGCTTTGCGCAGAACCTGCAGAAGGCCGGCTATGCCACCGACCCGGACTACGCCGCCAAGCTCGGCCGCGTCATTGAAACCACCTTGCGCGTCGCACGCAGCCTCAAAGGCTGAGCCCGGCGCCCCATCCTGAAGAGGTCTCCCCATGTCCGGCCTGCTCTCGATCGGCGTTCGTGCGATGAACGCCAGCCAGACGGCCCTCCAGGTCGCCGGCCACAACATCGCCAATGCGAACACGGCGGGCTACAGCCGGCAGGACATCCTGCTCAGCGCGACCCCCGGCTCCTTCAGCGGCGCCGGCTACATCGGCAAGGGCGTGCAGGTGGCCGGCGTCGCCCGCGCCTACGACGCCTATGCCGTGCGCGAGGAGCAGCGCAGCAGCTCCCAGGCCGCGATGGACGAGGCCCGGCTCCAGCAACTGGAGCAGCTCGACACCCTCTTCCCGCTGGGCGAGCAGGGCCTGGGCCATGCCGCCACCCAGCTCTTCAATGCCTATGTGGACGTGGCCTCGGCGCCGCAGGACCTGTCGGCCCGGCAAGTGGTCGTGTCGCGCGCCGAGGACTTCGCGGCCCGCGCCCGCGCGGTGGCCGAGCAACTGGAGCAGATGCAGTCCGGCGTGCGCAATGACCTGGGCGTGATGAGCACCCAGGCCAACCAGATCATCGATGCCATCGCCCGCGTGAACGGCCTGATCCAGGCGGCCCAGGGCGCCAGCCAGGTGCCCAATGACCTGCTGGACCAGCGCGACCAGCTCGTGCGCGATCTCTCGGCCCTGGTGCCGGTCAGCACGGTCGAGACCGACCAGGGCGGCCTGAATGTGATGCTGCCCGGCGGCCAGGCCCTGGTGATGGGCAGCCAGGCCCGGGCGCTGGAGCTGCGGGTCGATCCTGCCGACGCGCGCTTGCGTCAGGTGGCCCTGGTCGGCAGCGCCGCGCCGCTCAGCGGCAGCCAGCTTGCGGGCGGCAGCCTGGGCGGCGTGCTGCGCTTCCAGAACGAGGATCTGCCGGCCACCCGCAGCCGCTTCGAGGCCCTGGTCACCGGCGTCACCACCGCCGTCAATGCCCAGCAGGCCCTGGGCGTGGCGGTGGATGCAGGCGATGGCCTGCACCCCGGCGCGCCGATCTTCGACGACGGCGGCCAGGGCGCGCTGGGCTTGCAGGTGGCGATGCGCGATCCGCTGGGCGTGGCCGCGGCGGCGCCGGTCGCGGCCTCGGCGGCTGCGGCCAACCTGGGCACTGCCTCGGTCGCTGCGCTGACGGTGCGTAGCTGGGACGGCGCCAGCACGCCGCAGGTCGAGCTGGAATTCACCGGCGCAGCCGCCGGCAGTGCCGCCACCGGCTACCGCTGGCGCGTCGATGGCGGCGCCTGGACGAACGAGGCCAGCCTGCCGCAGCCGCTGACGCTGGACTTTCCGGTTGGCGGCGATCCCGACAGCGCCGCTCTCGGCTGGTCGCTCAACCTGCAAGGCGCGCCCAAGGCCGGCGACCGCTTCAGCGTGGCGCCGCCCGCCGGCAGCAGCGCTGAAGTGGCCGAGGCCCTGCGCCACCAGAACGGCAATGCCCTGGCCATGGTCGGCCTGCGCGAGAAGGCGCTGGTCGGCGGCTCGACCGCCGGCGATGCCTATGCCGAGCTGATCGCCGAGGTCGGCCTGCGCGTGGAGGGCGGCCGCACCCTGGCCGACCTGTCCGCCAGCGCCGCTGAGCAGGCCACGGCCGAGCGCAGCGCGCGCTCGGGCGTGAACCTGGACGAGGAGGCCGCGCGCCTCATCCAGTACCAGCAGGCCTACCAGGCCTCGGCCAAGGTCTTGCAGATCGCGCAATCGCTGTTCGACACCCTGTTGCAGACGGCCGGCTGATCCGGTCGCATCGCCCCGAGCCCCTGACCATGCGACTTTCCACCGCCTCCCGATACGAAGCCGGCGTGTCCGAATTGCAGCGCCGCCAGCAGGCCCTGGGCGAGGCGCAGGAGCGCCTGGTCAGCGGCAAGCGGGTCGAGCGTGCCTCCGACGATCCGGTGGCCGCCGCCCGCGCCGAACGCGCCAGCGCCCGCCTGTCGATCAGCACCGCCAGCCTGCGCGCGCTCGATGCCAGCCGCGCCCACCTCACGCTCAGCGAAAACACCCTGGGCCAGTCCGCCGAGCTCTTGCAGGAAGCGCGCGACCTGATGGTGAGCGCCGGCAACGGCAGCTACAGCGATGCCGAGCGCGGCATCCTGGCCGACAGCCTGCGCGGCCTGCGCGAGCAACTGCTCAACCTGGCCAACCGCGGCGACGGCAATGGCAGCTACCTCTTCGGCGGCCAGGGCTCGGCCGGCGAGCCCTTCGTCGAAGGCGCGGGCGGTGTCAGCTACCGCGGCACGCCGGGCGACACCCAGCTTGCGGTGGGCGAGGCCCGCCTGACCTCGGCCGTCGACGGCGACCGCACCTGGACGGCGGTGCCCGACAGCAGCGGCGCGACGATCAATGTCTTCGACGCCCTGGCCGCCATGGCCGACGAGCTCGACACCCCCGGCCGCAGCAGCGCCGCCATCGCCACGGCCAACACCGAGGCCCTGCGCGTGATCGACCGCGTGCTGCTGCAACAGGGCCAGACCCGCAGCGCAGCCGGCGA contains:
- the flgL gene encoding flagellar hook-associated protein FlgL: MRLSTASRYEAGVSELQRRQQALGEAQERLVSGKRVERASDDPVAAARAERASARLSISTASLRALDASRAHLTLSENTLGQSAELLQEARDLMVSAGNGSYSDAERGILADSLRGLREQLLNLANRGDGNGSYLFGGQGSAGEPFVEGAGGVSYRGTPGDTQLAVGEARLTSAVDGDRTWTAVPDSSGATINVFDALAAMADELDTPGRSSAAIATANTEALRVIDRVLLQQGQTRSAAGEALNRLDGIEQRLGQQQLDAEQVRSDATDLDMVAAISDFQNQQTGYNAALQAYAQVQRLSLFDYLKG
- a CDS encoding flagellar basal body L-ring protein FlgH → MRWAFFTGRAARLAPAALALAGLAGCASLSPRVEVADTAPVRPGPPAAPAAAPGPAAAAPASGSLYAAAGYRPLFEDHRARHVGDTLQVRIVEKITASASSSSAIEKGGEVSAGVSAVPLLPPSLLSRSSAAGNSSNSSSGSGTTQSTNDFTGTLTVSVVEVLPNGHLVVSGEKQIGVNDAVDVLRFSGQVDPRSIQPGNSVASTAIANVRLEHRGRGAAADAQVIGWLARFFLSVLPI
- the flgJ gene encoding flagellar assembly peptidoglycan hydrolase FlgJ, giving the protein MAALPSSLPGAQLQALRGQAARDPQAAVQAAARQFESLLMQELMKSMRAATPSSGLMDNGGTQLGTEMLDQQFAQQLSGLRGGLADQIARQLARQQGGAGAGADAAKAEAAAPLAASPAAARELPRRPGSLSREALSPTALRGAGAPQQFVAQHRAAAEAASRATGIPADFILAQAAHESGWGRREIRMADGSSSHNVFGIKAGPGWTGKTATVTTTEYINGVPRKVKQTFRAYDSHAEAYTDHARLLSRSPRYAAVVAEGGSAQGFAQNLQKAGYATDPDYAAKLGRVIETTLRVARSLKG
- a CDS encoding flagellar basal body P-ring protein FlgI encodes the protein MNATLPKPLTRLFRLPRAAEQPAAPRADRPFEAEDEAELRIEPLGPLLRFALALCVLVASAALWWPVPAQAARLKEIAAVQGVRSNALVGYGLVVGLDGTGDQTTQTPFTSQSLQTMLQQLGVTVPAGTNMQVRNVAAVMVTASLPPFAQPGQALDVTVASLGNAKSLRGGSLITTPLKGPDGQVYALAQGNLVIGGAGASAGGSKVQINTLNAGRIPAGAVVERAVPTPLNQGDSLQLDLNSADYSTARAVVEAINRRAGQPLAQALDGRTVRVAMPADPGARVALLADIENLPIARETPAAKVVINARTGSIVVNQAVTLNACAVAHGALSVTISTQPVVSQPNAFGGGQTVQAEKSDITVAQAGGSLIQLPAGVQLTEVVQALNSLGATPQELLAILQAIQAAGALNAELEVI
- the flgK gene encoding flagellar hook-associated protein FlgK → MSGLLSIGVRAMNASQTALQVAGHNIANANTAGYSRQDILLSATPGSFSGAGYIGKGVQVAGVARAYDAYAVREEQRSSSQAAMDEARLQQLEQLDTLFPLGEQGLGHAATQLFNAYVDVASAPQDLSARQVVVSRAEDFAARARAVAEQLEQMQSGVRNDLGVMSTQANQIIDAIARVNGLIQAAQGASQVPNDLLDQRDQLVRDLSALVPVSTVETDQGGLNVMLPGGQALVMGSQARALELRVDPADARLRQVALVGSAAPLSGSQLAGGSLGGVLRFQNEDLPATRSRFEALVTGVTTAVNAQQALGVAVDAGDGLHPGAPIFDDGGQGALGLQVAMRDPLGVAAAAPVAASAAAANLGTASVAALTVRSWDGASTPQVELEFTGAAAGSAATGYRWRVDGGAWTNEASLPQPLTLDFPVGGDPDSAALGWSLNLQGAPKAGDRFSVAPPAGSSAEVAEALRHQNGNALAMVGLREKALVGGSTAGDAYAELIAEVGLRVEGGRTLADLSASAAEQATAERSARSGVNLDEEAARLIQYQQAYQASAKVLQIAQSLFDTLLQTAG